The Borrelia coriaceae genome has a window encoding:
- a CDS encoding variable large family protein has protein sequence MKINIKNINIKSICAILFISLFLSCNNGIEELQKKNTFLSSLANLGNDFLSVFTSFGEMTGTVLGFNTETKKSDVAAYFKKIHDTVQGTKDKLNTIVENMKREGNHNAAATETAVTTLSEKLTKIIQGAKTASDALKDVPASEPIANVAAKTKGGDAGSEVASLVKGIKSIVDVVLENVGNHEAGTDKKASDLSARKGGSIQTNGEAGNLFASSASSGVGTSDTHAKGAAADVLKAVGAVTGADILKAIVTNGEATATKAAEANATDATIAGAIALRAMTKSGKFPGVNTGVTTAETDYTAGVRVSVISAVTKALNTLTVAMKNTIDAGLKAVKEAMKINPNDNPVAFEANTVAK, from the coding sequence ATGAAAATAAATATTAAAAATATAAATATAAAAAGTATTTGTGCAATATTATTTATCTCTCTTTTCCTTTCTTGTAATAATGGGATAGAAGAACTTCAAAAGAAAAATACTTTCTTATCCTCACTTGCTAATTTAGGTAATGACTTCTTATCTGTCTTTACTTCTTTTGGTGAGATGACAGGTACTGTTTTAGGGTTTAATACTGAAACTAAAAAATCTGATGTTGCAGCTTATTTTAAAAAAATTCATGATACTGTACAAGGGACTAAAGATAAGCTTAATACAATTGTTGAGAACATGAAGAGAGAAGGCAATCATAATGCTGCTGCAACTGAGACTGCTGTAACAACTTTAAGTGAAAAACTTACTAAGATAATTCAGGGAGCTAAGACTGCTAGTGATGCTTTAAAGGATGTTCCTGCTAGTGAACCAATTGCTAATGTTGCTGCTAAGACTAAAGGGGGTGATGCAGGTTCAGAAGTTGCTAGTTTAGTAAAAGGAATTAAATCAATTGTAGATGTGGTACTGGAAAATGTAGGAAATCATGAGGCTGGAACAGACAAAAAGGCTTCTGATCTTAGTGCAAGAAAAGGTGGTAGTATTCAAACTAACGGTGAGGCAGGAAATTTATTTGCTAGTTCAGCTAGTTCTGGAGTTGGTACTAGTGACACCCATGCAAAGGGGGCTGCAGCAGATGTGTTAAAAGCAGTTGGGGCCGTAACTGGTGCTGATATACTGAAAGCTATAGTTACAAATGGTGAAGCTACTGCTACTAAGGCTGCTGAAGCTAATGCTACAGATGCAACAATAGCAGGAGCTATAGCATTAAGAGCTATGACTAAAAGTGGTAAATTCCCTGGGGTTAATACTGGTGTTACTACAGCTGAAACTGACTACACTGCTGGAGTCAGAGTATCAGTTATAAGTGCTGTTACTAAAGCACTAAATACATTAACTGTAGCAATGAAAAATACAATTGATGCAGGACTTAAAGCTGTTAAAGAAGCTATGAAAATTAATCCTAATGATAATCCTGTGGCTTTTGAAGCTAATACTGTTGCTAAATAA
- a CDS encoding variable large family protein — protein MKINIKNIKIKSICATLFISLFLSCNNGIEELEKKNQFLSSLANLGNDFLSVFTSFGDSFGGVLAFDKTTTKSKVGEYFKKIQETVQGVKTGLNKIVTDMKNQNNPNAEATGTAVTTLNLQLSKIIEGAKTVSDAIGDTDNGLIVDFGGGGDGVGVAGDSKVVQSITEGIKTISDIVLKGKGKADSGDNKNPAVDTSGADGSARNVDADDNTNNGAIALFAKKAIGTTAGVGKAAKDAAKAVGAVTGADILQAMAQVGGNSAKLAINDKTLSDGQPISAGDAKDATIAGGIVLRSIAKGGKFSNKSGGSDGGAKQQIQYAAISAVTKALNTLTIEIRKTLDTGLKTVKDAMNISANDTHVTTESGIIAK, from the coding sequence ATGAAAATAAATATTAAAAATATTAAGATAAAAAGTATTTGTGCAACATTATTTATCTCTCTATTCCTTTCTTGTAATAATGGAATAGAAGAACTTGAAAAGAAAAATCAATTCTTATCCTCACTTGCTAATTTAGGTAATGACTTCTTATCTGTCTTCACTTCTTTTGGCGATTCATTTGGGGGTGTTTTAGCTTTTGATAAGACTACTACAAAGTCTAAGGTTGGTGAGTACTTTAAAAAGATTCAAGAGACTGTACAAGGGGTTAAAACAGGTCTTAATAAAATTGTTACTGATATGAAAAATCAAAATAATCCTAATGCAGAGGCTACAGGTACTGCTGTAACAACTTTAAATTTACAACTTAGCAAGATAATTGAGGGTGCTAAGACTGTTAGTGATGCTATTGGTGATACTGATAATGGTCTTATTGTTGATTTTGGTGGAGGTGGTGATGGAGTTGGTGTTGCAGGTGATTCAAAAGTAGTGCAATCCATTACTGAAGGAATTAAAACAATTTCGGATATAGTACTCAAAGGAAAAGGTAAAGCCGATTCTGGTGATAATAAAAATCCTGCTGTCGATACTAGCGGTGCCGATGGTAGTGCAAGAAATGTTGATGCTGATGATAACACCAATAATGGAGCCATAGCTCTTTTTGCTAAGAAAGCTATTGGTACTACTGCTGGTGTTGGTAAAGCCGCTAAAGATGCAGCTAAAGCTGTTGGCGCAGTAACTGGTGCTGATATATTACAAGCTATGGCTCAAGTTGGTGGTAATTCCGCTAAGTTGGCTATTAACGATAAAACTCTTTCAGATGGTCAGCCTATTTCTGCTGGTGATGCAAAAGATGCAACTATAGCAGGAGGAATAGTTTTACGATCAATAGCTAAGGGTGGTAAATTCTCTAATAAGTCTGGTGGTAGTGATGGTGGAGCAAAACAACAGATACAATATGCAGCTATTAGTGCGGTAACTAAGGCACTAAATACATTGACTATAGAAATAAGAAAAACCCTTGATACAGGACTTAAAACTGTTAAAGATGCTATGAATATAAGTGCTAATGATACTCATGTAACTACTGAATCTGGTATTATTGCTAAATAA
- a CDS encoding variable large family protein, with amino-acid sequence MKINIKSIRVRSICATLFISLFLSCNNSGEIEVASEAERQAAESLKLGDTAKSVFSSFVDLIANTLGISVTSSTKKSDVSDKFKNLASSIEKAIGQVQEAANKAGINIEDDKDGGVGQAKKTLDELKKHITSLQTLTNDGEVVSGVKADSASQVQGTGASIEDVQAAVKALKGIVDANTNKKIKPKTDTVSSGDTNGGKVLNTTGGGTAIEENAAKALAIVNSVRGEDILYAIALANETDVVAEATIANATAPEHAVKLAVTGAAKTTQTAERASKVAVAGGIALRSLLKGGKLDAASTAANINAVNGVGVTAVNKLLNAIENIVQVVVKQCLEQTAQILGDSKVKSPQEKNNIIKTR; translated from the coding sequence ATGAAAATAAATATTAAAAGTATTAGAGTAAGAAGTATTTGTGCAACATTATTTATCTCTCTTTTCCTTTCTTGTAATAATTCAGGGGAGATTGAAGTAGCTAGTGAAGCTGAGAGACAAGCAGCTGAAAGTCTAAAATTAGGTGACACTGCTAAGTCTGTCTTTTCTTCATTTGTTGATTTAATAGCAAATACTTTGGGTATATCAGTTACTAGTTCAACAAAAAAAAGTGATGTATCAGATAAGTTCAAAAATTTAGCAAGTTCAATTGAGAAAGCGATTGGTCAGGTACAGGAAGCAGCAAACAAAGCAGGAATTAATATTGAAGATGATAAAGATGGAGGCGTAGGACAAGCAAAGAAAACACTTGATGAATTAAAAAAGCATATTACTTCTTTGCAGACTTTGACTAATGATGGTGAAGTAGTAAGTGGTGTTAAAGCAGACTCAGCATCACAAGTACAAGGAACAGGTGCGAGTATAGAAGATGTGCAAGCAGCAGTAAAAGCATTAAAGGGTATAGTTGATGCTAATACCAATAAAAAAATTAAGCCTAAAACCGACACAGTATCTAGTGGAGATACAAACGGAGGTAAAGTACTAAATACAACAGGGGGAGGAACAGCAATAGAAGAAAATGCAGCTAAGGCTTTAGCAATAGTAAATTCGGTAAGAGGTGAAGACATTCTATACGCAATAGCATTAGCTAATGAAACAGATGTTGTTGCTGAAGCTACCATAGCTAATGCAACTGCTCCAGAGCATGCAGTGAAACTTGCAGTAACAGGTGCAGCAAAAACTACACAAACTGCAGAACGTGCAAGTAAAGTCGCAGTAGCAGGAGGAATAGCTCTACGTTCTTTGCTTAAGGGTGGCAAGCTAGATGCAGCCTCAACAGCAGCCAATATAAATGCAGTTAACGGGGTAGGAGTAACTGCAGTAAATAAACTATTAAACGCAATCGAAAATATTGTTCAAGTAGTAGTGAAGCAGTGTCTAGAACAAACAGCACAGATATTAGGTGATAGTAAAGTAAAAAGTCCTCAAGAAAAAAATAATATAATAAAAACTCGTTAA
- a CDS encoding variable large family protein: MKINIKNIRVKSICATLFISLFLACNNGIEELEKRNTFLSSLANLGNDFLSVFTSLGDSIGSVLGFNDKTTKSEVGKYFGKIHDAVKNTKDKLNQLVSNMKDKGNPNAEATAAAVKTLIENTLDKIIQGAKTVNEAIGTDTSDLLGDVASGNTKGSGGDIENLVQGIKTIVEVVLDAKEGNAEAGDNKIADDNSTQRSNDGASKLFDGSMGIASNEKQSANDAVKAVGAVTGADILKAIIKEGGDAGKLAKHNAAISTVGVTAPKDAAVAGGIALRAMAKNGHFANASSSIAVEIKRAVTSAVTKALNTLTIAIRKTIDEGLKTVKEAMKLNPETTPVTIEAKN; the protein is encoded by the coding sequence ATGAAAATAAATATTAAAAATATTAGAGTAAAAAGTATTTGTGCAACATTATTTATCTCTCTTTTCCTTGCTTGTAATAATGGGATAGAAGAACTTGAAAAGAGAAATACTTTCTTATCCTCACTTGCTAATTTAGGTAATGACTTCTTATCTGTCTTTACTTCTCTTGGCGATTCAATTGGGAGTGTTTTAGGGTTTAATGATAAAACTACAAAGTCCGAGGTTGGGAAATATTTTGGAAAAATTCATGATGCCGTAAAAAATACTAAAGATAAGCTTAATCAACTTGTTTCTAATATGAAAGATAAAGGAAATCCTAATGCTGAAGCTACTGCTGCAGCTGTAAAAACACTAATTGAAAATACACTTGATAAAATAATTCAAGGGGCAAAGACTGTTAATGAGGCTATTGGTACTGATACTAGTGACCTACTTGGTGATGTTGCTAGTGGTAATACTAAAGGTTCTGGTGGTGATATTGAAAATTTAGTACAAGGAATTAAGACTATTGTGGAAGTAGTACTTGATGCTAAAGAAGGAAATGCTGAAGCTGGTGATAATAAAATAGCCGATGATAATTCTACCCAAAGAAGTAATGATGGTGCAAGTAAATTGTTTGATGGTAGTATGGGAATTGCTAGTAATGAAAAACAATCAGCAAACGATGCAGTTAAAGCAGTTGGAGCAGTAACAGGTGCTGATATCCTAAAAGCTATAATTAAAGAAGGTGGTGATGCTGGCAAGTTAGCTAAACATAATGCCGCTATTTCTACTGTTGGTGTTACTGCTCCTAAAGATGCAGCAGTTGCAGGTGGTATAGCATTAAGAGCTATGGCTAAGAATGGTCATTTTGCTAATGCTAGTTCCAGTATTGCTGTTGAAATTAAAAGAGCAGTAACAAGTGCAGTAACTAAGGCATTAAATACCCTAACTATTGCAATAAGAAAGACAATTGATGAGGGACTTAAAACTGTTAAAGAAGCAATGAAACTTAATCCTGAAACTACTCCTGTAACTATTGAAGCTAAAAACTAA
- a CDS encoding variable large family protein → MKINIKNIRVKSICATLFISLFLSCNSGVIEELEKQRDYILSISNLRQGFLDVFTSFGDTLGTVLGFNKDTKKSDIGEQLGKIGDAVKSVKDKLESIKSDSGYDLIKDKAESVIAKVIETLGKIVDGANKIKEATSSATDKIGNSDSDGDANSAKTKSVKGLVEGISMIYGAAKDAKGLAKEDASKEIEDSKAVGKLFNTNSTANTSGADALKGAHRAVIAASGADILAAIKAANKDGKEKTIDQAQDAYEIAIATKSDGNTHASIQTNASVIAAGLALRAMAESGKLATHSTNAKEKEVNAILIGVVGKTVNEIISIIRRTVDGCLKDVSDCIKENSTSEVKSK, encoded by the coding sequence ATGAAAATAAATATTAAAAATATTAGAGTAAAAAGTATTTGTGCAACATTATTTATTTCTTTATTCCTTTCTTGTAATAGTGGAGTAATAGAAGAACTTGAAAAACAAAGGGATTATATACTCTCTATATCTAATTTAAGACAAGGTTTCTTAGATGTTTTTACTTCTTTTGGGGATACTCTTGGTACTGTTTTGGGCTTTAATAAGGATACTAAAAAATCTGATATTGGAGAACAATTAGGTAAGATTGGTGATGCAGTTAAATCAGTTAAAGACAAATTAGAAAGTATAAAATCAGATAGTGGCTACGATTTAATAAAAGACAAAGCTGAGAGTGTAATTGCTAAGGTAATTGAAACGTTGGGAAAGATCGTTGATGGAGCAAATAAGATTAAGGAAGCTACTTCTAGTGCTACTGATAAAATTGGTAATTCTGATAGTGATGGTGATGCAAATTCAGCGAAAACAAAAAGTGTAAAGGGTCTTGTTGAAGGAATTAGCATGATATATGGTGCAGCAAAGGATGCTAAAGGTCTTGCAAAAGAAGATGCTAGTAAAGAGATTGAGGATTCTAAAGCAGTTGGCAAACTATTTAATACTAACAGTACTGCTAATACCAGTGGGGCTGATGCACTGAAAGGGGCTCACAGAGCAGTAATTGCAGCTAGTGGTGCAGATATATTAGCAGCAATTAAAGCAGCTAATAAAGATGGTAAAGAAAAAACTATTGATCAAGCTCAAGATGCTTATGAAATTGCAATTGCTACTAAGAGTGACGGAAATACTCATGCTAGTATTCAAACAAATGCATCAGTAATAGCCGCAGGTTTAGCATTAAGGGCTATGGCTGAGAGTGGTAAATTAGCAACCCATAGTACTAATGCTAAAGAAAAAGAAGTGAATGCAATATTAATAGGAGTAGTTGGGAAGACTGTAAATGAGATTATATCTATTATAAGAAGAACAGTGGATGGATGTTTAAAAGATGTTAGTGATTGCATAAAAGAAAATTCTACTAGTGAAGTAAAATCTAAATAG
- a CDS encoding variable large family protein encodes MTNVGEVVSGVTAGSASQVAGSGVSVQDVKETVKALKGIVAANTNKAVKPTKDTVSSGDTNGGKVLKTTSSGEATAADASKALAIVNSVTGEDMLYAITSADENSDVVAEATTTNATDPKHAVKLAVTGSATSSDTAENASKVAVAGGIALRSLLKGGKLNVGSQTADSMAVNGSLEVSAANRLLKSIENVIQVIIKQCLEQTQQILGDSKSKSPQEKK; translated from the coding sequence TTGACTAATGTTGGTGAAGTAGTAAGTGGTGTTACAGCAGGCTCAGCATCACAAGTAGCAGGGTCAGGTGTCAGTGTACAAGATGTGAAGGAAACAGTAAAGGCTCTAAAGGGAATAGTTGCTGCTAATACTAATAAAGCAGTTAAGCCTACAAAAGACACAGTATCTAGTGGTGATACAAACGGAGGTAAGGTACTAAAGACAACATCATCAGGGGAAGCAACAGCAGCCGATGCATCTAAAGCTTTAGCAATAGTAAATTCAGTAACAGGTGAAGACATGCTATACGCTATAACATCAGCTGATGAGAACTCAGACGTTGTTGCTGAAGCTACTACAACTAATGCAACTGATCCAAAACACGCAGTAAAACTTGCAGTAACAGGATCAGCAACTTCTTCGGACACTGCAGAAAATGCAAGTAAAGTCGCAGTGGCAGGAGGAATTGCATTACGTTCTTTGCTTAAAGGTGGTAAGCTAAATGTAGGTTCACAAACAGCCGATTCAATGGCAGTTAATGGGAGTTTAGAAGTAAGTGCAGCAAATAGACTATTAAAATCAATAGAAAACGTTATTCAAGTGATAATAAAGCAATGTTTAGAACAGACACAACAAATATTAGGTGATAGTAAATCAAAAAGCCCTCAAGAAAAAAAATAA
- a CDS encoding variable large family protein, with translation MKINIKSISIKSICATLFISLFLACNSSGESEIVSEADRQAAESLKLGETAKSLFSSFIDLITNSLGISVTSSTQKSDVSNKFKELASSIDKAISQVQEAASKAGINIEKILQLEA, from the coding sequence ATGAAAATAAATATTAAAAGTATAAGTATAAAAAGTATATGTGCAACATTATTTATATCTCTATTCCTTGCTTGTAATAGTTCAGGAGAGAGTGAAATAGTTAGTGAAGCCGATCGACAAGCTGCTGAAAGTCTAAAGTTAGGAGAAACGGCTAAGTCTCTGTTTTCTTCATTTATAGATTTAATAACGAATTCTTTGGGTATATCAGTTACTAGTTCAACACAAAAAAGTGATGTATCAAATAAGTTTAAAGAGTTAGCAAGTTCAATCGATAAAGCGATTAGTCAGGTACAGGAAGCAGCAAGCAAAGCAGGAATTAATATTGAAAAGATTCTTCAGTTGGAGGCGTAG